From the genome of Myripristis murdjan chromosome 22, fMyrMur1.1, whole genome shotgun sequence, one region includes:
- the crip1 gene encoding cysteine-rich protein 1: MPKCPKCAKEVYFAERVTSLGKDWHRPCLKCEKCNKTLSAGSHAEHGGKPYCHKPCYSAEFGPKGFGRGGTECHTFK, encoded by the exons ATGCCCAAGTGCCCCAAGTGCGCGAAGGAAGTTTACTTTG CTGAGAGGGTGACCTCACTGGGCAAGGACTGGCACAGACCCTGCCTGAAGTGCGAGAAATGCAACAAGACGCTGTCAGCAGGGTCACACGCAGAG CATGGTGGCAAGCCATACTGTCACAAGCCCTGCTATTCTGCAGAGTTTGGACCTAAAG GATTCGGACGTGGTGGAACTGAGTGCCACACTTTCAAGTAG